Proteins encoded together in one Antennarius striatus isolate MH-2024 chromosome 13, ASM4005453v1, whole genome shotgun sequence window:
- the LOC137606553 gene encoding coiled-coil domain-containing 92B-like yields the protein MHAGRLEQQVASVDRGIAFLKQEHLAMLTGLQREITHLKRRCHELSCELDSRFPDRNTEEEEVELEARCEAVERLLEDQHCMMMTARGELQAGWARASALRRSLGEEERSFLEELKRRSHKISLLSRELQRQNVITTNLYHKLHSARLKVFQQQQSTQSAAEVEPRGEDVEEEDDEQDEEEEGDHYEEESSDWLLSPPPPASPSLPEARPERRVSVREERVRACVPRERVTSPQKPQPMPDPALFLVPLRYRLLRLNQPIRTQSADGLEDEWEDIEDSRVHRRVDMGAGEGETAL from the exons atgcatgctgggaggcTGGAGCAGCAGGTGGCCAGTGTGGACAGAGGCATCGCCTTCCTGAAGCAGGAGCATCTGGCCATGTTGACCGGTCTGCAGCGAGAGATCACTCACCTGAAAAGACGCTGCCACG AGCTGAGCTGTGAGCTGGACTCCAGGTTTCCTGACAGGAACACGGAAG AGGAAGAAGTGGAATTAGAAGCGCGTTGTGAAGCTGTAGAGCGCCTCCTAGAGGACCAGCATTGCATGATGATGACTGCACGTGGGGAGCTGCAGGCAGGCTGGGCACGAGCTTCAGCACTCAGAAGGAGCCTCGGCGAAGAGGAGCGATCTttcctggaggagctgaagcgGCGCAGCCACAAGATCTCGCTGCTGAGCCGAGAACTGCAGCGCCAAAACGTCATCACGACAAACCTCTACCACAAGCTCCACAGCGCACGCCTAAAGgtgttccagcagcagcagagcacgCAGTCCGCTGCAGAGGTGGAACCCAGAGGTGAGGACGTAGAGGAAGAAGACGATGAacaagatgaggaggaagagggtgaCCATTATGAAGAGGAGAGCTCGGATTGgctcctgtctcctcctcctccggcaTCTCCCAGCCTACCGGAGGCGAGACCCGAGAGGCGCGTCAGCGTGAGGGAGGAGAGAGTCCGAGCTTGCGTTCCACGGGAGAGAGTGACATCACCTCAGAAGCCACAACCCATGCCTGACCCCGCCCTATTCTTGGTGCCACTTAGATACCGCCTCCTTCGATTGAACCAACCAATTAGAACACAGAGTGCAGATGGTCTGGAGGACGAGTGGGAGGATATAGAGGACAGCAGGGTGCACAGGAGAGTGGACATGGGTGCAGGAGAGGGTGAAACTGCTCTGTGA
- the LOC137606497 gene encoding F-box only protein 40-like produces the protein MSRRSRASVHHVHCDSCYSRRCRARVEVSVCCAVAPCRLHCGALFHLCKEEDHILLCPNVRVPCLNAEYGCPVHLPRSSQAAHLQVCPASVVCCSMEWNRWPANDANSYPNTELHENLLKETDQSGCLDLALALKDQDRLFHSIKMKKLFPELTQSVEEEREERREEERRSEKQKKAAERAAVKEASSHTWESFNMFDFHTPDTKEKEDEDDVEVERELTQEEREALARSSGVHADLLGNYSAWERMFSMEMGGCRVTEEEATSPRGKTLAKGTSLGALTEEDTAETCMGATCKQVSGAGGASSTSSSSSGLAGHKKKFVYGFVEPMKIITVRTFKIPTSFSAKQSRIRNPGFYKRESKAVDTSDLVEGQETIPVWEEIQASLLCSLEKEQRGHLIAESVCTDGLLQDEGTQTYNFLSAPFRTNASLADLTAAKPLELHLQLQAESVTSRHHKASSAFTFLCGHTFQRREYPKHYKNVHSDIQMGVSGWFQQRCPLAYLGCTYIQKRFQPSTHEASVTYNEDLGCFSLHPTIPVSVDMSSQPPRSSVDSSTTHRKRGGQATGGEDSLSSLPYEVLCHMASFLDSLSLSQLALVSRLMRQVCSSLLQERGMVTLKWERKIYSHGGATWKVKQKVWQFSTLFSPVDTWCFRDVPPMSEHLKSCSYYKRESQTKRICLPCIKEEVQTKTSCSAPSLVNLFQHKRIMM, from the exons ATG AGTCGTCGTTCCCGAGCATCTGTGCATCATGTCCACTGCGACTCCTGCTACAGCCGGCGCTGCCGGGCCCGGGTGGAGGTCTCTGTGTGCTGTGCAGTCGCCCCCTGCCGCCTCCATTGTGGAGCTCTCTTCCACCTGTGCAAAGAGGAAGACCACATTCTGCTCTGCCCTAACGTGAGGGTACCCTGCCTCAACGCAGAGTACGGCTGCCCGGTCCACCTGCCCCGCTCCTCCCAGGCGGCCCACCTGCAGGTGTGTCCGGCCAGCGTGGTGTGCTGCTCCATGGAGTGGAATCGATGGCCGGCCAACGACGCTAACTCTTATCCTAACACAGAACTGCATGAAAACCTGCTGAAGGAAACAGACCAAAGTGGATGTCTGGACCTAGCCTTGGCCCTGAAAGACCAGGACCGCCTGTTTCACTCCATAAAGATGAAAAAACTGTTCCCAGAGCTGACCCAgagtgtggaggaggagagggaagagaggagggaagaggagaggaggtcagagaagcagaaaaaagcagcagagagagcTGCTGTGAAAGAAGCCAGCAGTCACACCTGGGAGTCTTTCAATATGTTTGACTTTCATACACCTGATACAAAAgaaaaggaggatgaagatgatgttgaAGTTGAGCGTGAGCTAACccaagaagagagagaggctTTAGCCAGGTCCTCAGGAGTGCATGCTGATCTGTTGGGGAACTACAGCGCGTGGGAACGCATGTTCAGTATGGAGATGGGTGGCTGTAGGGTGACTGAAGAGGAAGCGACGAGCCCCAGAGGCAAGACGCTGGCAAAAGGAACGAGCCTGGGTGCTCTGACGGAGGAAGATACAGCAGAAACCTGTATGGGTGCCACCTGCAAACAGGTGAGCGGTGCAGGCGgtgcctcctccacatcctcctcctcctcaggcctCGCTGGACATAAGAAGAAATTTGTTTACGGATTTGTGGAACCGATGAAGATTATCACTGTGCGCACCTTTAAAATCCCAACCAGCTTCTCTGCCAAGCAGAGCCGCATCCGCAACCCCGGTTTCTACAAGAGAGAAAGTAAGGCTGTGGACACCAGCGACCTGGTGGAGGGACAAGAGACGATACCAGTGTGGGAGGAAATTCAG GCCTCTCTGCTGTGTTCCCTGGAAAAGGAGCAAAGGGGACACCTCATTGCAGAGAGTGTTTGTACAGATGGTCTGTTACAGGATGAAGGTACGCAGACCTACAACTTCCTTTCCGCTCCTTTCCGGACAAACGCGTCTCTGGCGGATCTGACCGCTGCCAAACCGCTGGAGCTGCACCTCCAGCTGCAGGCGGAGAGCGTCACCAGCCGACATCACAAAGCCAGCTCCGCCttcaccttcctctgtggacacaCTTTCCAGCGCAGAGAATACCCCAAACATTATAA GAATGTCCACAGCGACATCCAGATGGGTGTGAGTGGATGGTTCCAGCAGAGATGTCCGCTTGCATACCTGGGATGCACCTACATCCAGAAGAGGTTCCAGCCCTCCACACATGAAGCCAGTGTGACTTACAA CGAGGATCTAGGCTGCTTCAGCCTCCATCCCACCATCCCAGTTTCTGTGGACATGAGCTCCCAGCCTCCCAGAAGCTCAGTGGACTCCTCAACGACTCATCGGAAAAGAGGAGGTCAGGCGACAGGAGGGGAAGACTCCCTCAGCTCGCTGCCCTATGAGGTGCTGTGTCACATGGCCAGCTTCCTGGACAGTCTGTCCCTGTCCCAGCTGGCCCTGGTGTCCCGCCTCATGAGGCAGGTGTGCTCCTCTCTGCTGCAGGAGCGAGGGATGGTCACCCTCAAATGGGAGAGGAAGATCTACTCACATGGGGGAGCCACATGGAAGGTGAAGCAGAAG GTATGGCAGTTCAGCACCCTGttctctcctgtggacacttGGTGCTTTCGAGACGTTCCGCCAATGTCTGAGCATCTGAAAAGCTGCTCCTACTACAAGAGAGAGTCCCAGACGAAGAGGATCTGCCTGCCATGCATCAAAGAAGAGGTCCAAACCAAAACAAGCTGCAGCGCTCCGTCTCTAGTGAACTTGTTCCAGCATAAGAGGATCATGATGTAG
- the LOC137605721 gene encoding F-box only protein 40-like, with protein sequence MKPMRRPYVCRSTLSHRSRTSRVKHHVHCDSCYSRRCRARVEVSVCCAVVPCRLHCGALFHLCKEEDHILLCPNVRVPCLNAEYGCPVHLPRSSQAAHLQVCPASVVCCSMEWLRWPTDETNPHSDIALKENMMKETERQGEDLDVAMALVDQSDLYSRLKMKPLYPELTEEEEEKEEEIKDEKKDETAVGGLVNENSFSEKNVAVGADQKKDGQAFSFSKETFNMTEKMFSKEKGGCEVAQENLGKAPKNPKPLGKGNEDSVVETSCSDNINTEKDAAVSDCPPPETTGMGLAPWQEGVLDRLKEKLTPQEYNMYVVHHGRMLVSFGQIQACTPREKDFVYGSLEPIPVQTLRSFKIPDSYHYRQRVHLYDTCNRAQSEARSVDTSDLGATEEDWFVDEAEATLLGYAEKEVMGHKISVSKACDGLFTDEGMQTHSFPTAPFKGKTTLAEVMVDRPLKLRLQLQSERVSSRHSRATCVFTFICGHTFHRREFATHFRNIHSDIQTSLSGWFEQRCPLAYLGCTYSRRRFQPSTHGATVTYNQQLRSFSLRPTLLDTGVVDSKPPRSSADSSTVLRRGRGCSGGGEDCLSLLPFEVLCHMASFLDSLSLSQLALVSRLMRQVCSSLLQERGMVTLKWERKIYSHGGAKWKAKPVWEFSHLFSKVDSWHMADIPAISAHLKVCPYYETCSQSKPVALPSMREKQESSEERLSLIKQFAGNRWQK encoded by the exons ATGAAACCAATGAGACGACCCTACGTCTGCAGAAGCACCTTG AGTCATCGTTCTCGGACCTCCAGGGTGAAGCATCATGTCCACTGCGACTCCTGCTACAGCCGGCGCTGCCGGGCCCGGGTGGAGGTCTCTGTGTGCTGTGCAGTGGTCCCCTGCCGCCTCCATTGTGGAGCTCTCTTCCACCTGTGCAAAGAGGAAGACCACATTCTGCTCTGCCCTAACGTGAGGGTACCCTGCCTCAACGCGGAGTACGGCTGCCCGGTCCACCTGCCCCGCTCCTCCCAGGCGGCCCACCTGCAGGTGTGTCCGGCCAGCGTGGTGTGCTGCTCCATGGAGTGGCTCCGCTGGCCGACGGACGAAACAAACCCACACAGCGATATCGCTTTGAAGGAGAACATGATGAAGGAAACTGAGCGGCAAGGGGAAGATCTGGATGTGGCCATGGCCCTGGTGGATCAGTCAGACCTTTACAGTCGCCTGAAAATGAAACCCCTCTATCCAGAGCtgacggaggaagaggaagaaaaagaagaggaaataaaggaTGAGAAGAAAGATGAGACTGCAGTTGGAGGCCTTGTTAATG AAAACAGTTTCAGTGAGAAAAATGTTGCTGTAGGAGCAGACCAGAAAAAGGATGGGCAAGCCTTCAGCTTCAGTAAAGAGACATTCAACATGACTGAAAAGATGTTCAGCAAGGAAAAAGGCGGCTGTGAAGTCGCTCAGGAAAACCTTGGCAAGGCCCCCAAAAATCCCAAACCTTTGGGGAAAGGGAACGAGGACAGTGTGGTGGAGACGTCGTGTTCTGACaacataaacacagaaaaagatgCTGCAGTCAGTGACTGTCCTCCACCAGAGACAACCGGTATGGGTCTGGCCCCGTGGCAGGAGGGGGTGTTGGACCGTCTGAAGGAGAAACTCACCCCCCAGGAGTATAACATGTATGTGGTGCATCATGGGCGCATGCTGGTCTCCTTCGGACAAATCCAGGCTTGTACACCGAGGGAGAAAGATTTTGTCTACGGCAgcctggagccaatcccagtcCAGACCCTCCGATCGTTCAAG attcCTGACAGCTATCACTACAGGCAGCGGGTTCACCTCTATGACACGTGTAACCGTGCTCAAAGTGAGGCTCGGAGCGTGGACACGTCAGACCTAGGAGCCACAGAAGAGGATTGGTTTGTCGATGAAGCAGAAGCCACCCTGTTGGGTTACGCCGAGAAGGAAGTGATGGGTCACAAG ATCAGCGTGTCAAAGGCTTGCGATGGGCTCTTTACGGATGAAGGCATGCAGACGCACTCGTTCCCTACGGCGCCGTTTAAAGGGAAGACGACACTGGCGGAGGTGATGGTGGACAGACCGCTGAAGCTTCGACTTCAGCTACAGTCAGAGAGGGTGAGCAGCAGACACAGCAGAGCCACCTGTGTCTTCACCTTCATCTGTGGACACACCTTCCACCGCAGAGAGTTTGCCACACATTTCAG GAATATCCACAGTGATATCCAGACATCTCTGAGTGGATGGTTCGAGCAGAGATGCCCCCTGGCCTATCTGGGATGCACCTACAGCCGGAGGAGGTTCCAGCCGTCCACTCATGGAGCCACCGTCACCTACAA TCAGCAGCTGAGGAGCTTCAGTTTGCGTCCAACGCTTCTAGACACAGGAGTTGTGGACTCTAAGCCACCAAGGAGTTCGGCGGACTCCTCCACAGTCCTGAGGAGGGGGAGAGGTTgttctggaggaggagaggactgTCTGAGCTTGCTGCCTTTCGAGGTGCTGTGTCACATGGCCAGTTTCCTGGACAGCCTGTCGCTGTCCCAGCTGGCCCTGGTGTCCCGCCTCATGAGGCAGGTGTGCTCCTCTCTGCTGCAGGAGCGAGGGATGGTCACCCTCAAATGGGAGAGGAAGATCTACTCGCATGGAGGAGCAAAGTGGAAGGCTAAGCCT gTGTGGGAATTTAGTCATCTCTTCTCCAAAGTGGATTCATGGCATATGGCAGACATCCCTGCAATATCTGCTCATCTAAAAGTCTGTCCTTACTATGAGACGTGTTCACAGAGCAAACCTGTCGCTCTTCCCAGCATGAGGGAGAAACAGGAGAGCAGCGAGGAGAGGCTTAGTCTCATCAAACAATTTGCAGGGAACAGATGGCAGAAATGA
- the LOC137606263 gene encoding clustered mitochondria protein homolog isoform X1: MGNIVQCCHTLLNYFKCKDAQVQSIPETSPLLSSEGSECDSLSLRDDLEDSLLTVSTAVTNPTLEPENFLFPDIILSSNLEGDVTLVEPMVCLLVSEDEDRVRVDELGDRAQERRNSWRNREYSEVETQTEADTQIDMGVQTQIELQPPAVILVPHNETVESEGCALRRNEPTKEVFVDVMGEHKILKEAILETQMSQERHSIMDCKTWSDTKDVVESEVSETVEKLTGFKGTAQESSHGELDKSHLGEETSTTSTKYLFQMEQNAALMCEINTDHQKASEMQPHTDCTLTENHTLQTNIKDKEDKLETEQTLVMLTEHDADKNDKTEKMGNVECGVKPTEERILDDEKMEQTGNVFLTKINKHLSDEQTNQAANQSSLNADDIQCQKILKPLKREVDDKIGAHQIWDLETALLPLDEEEENAKMKDTALFPFDRLFWASLNVKAPPSQIDKRPEDDPTEQPAVDQIKQLNIQEIAELQDTDFIVRIQPPGTESFDLQVSGQLMVSELHQVLMEHQITCHRTCFSLQLGGTAFNSHTRLSSIQGIQDGALIKVVEESYSLLDARRHLRHVRHLLRSVHPADAYNGVNRSSLSYLTFYTKGENGGETVGNRKASKLQSTDVRPPDYILPGCKDRPLTPLQPLRDDRMPLQCMRVLTLSSWNPPPGNRKMHGDLMYLSVLTMEDKEFNITSSTHGFYLNQSTAFNFNPMPVVPKILCHSLVELLGQVSPAFRKNFGALQKMRVQQHPYEQIATPIQVFTWAARQGNQTIDCVTVEELQPTRMGQEEHTAGKSRDWNEELQACRELSRNTAQERLHRERNIFKTNSDFVEAATRGAVAVIDGNIMPLNPGEAAHMQMFICNNLFFSLGFDICEHYRPLGGNTAAHAAAVCDLRGAQAYSTIDTEGLHTLGTAVVDYRSIRVIAQTIIPGILEKNQEQSVVYGSNDYGNTVFTHPRFLKLLDKTTKSLRIQRHQVLDHNNSPVELCTGIETKGIVGNDGRPYILDLLRTFPPDLNFQFHEREECSVEVPEECKSFGYPQQHCHSLASLRPELVEAFTHHRFKLYTNMVSQGLIQLEEQNKSNEESIGFEKRDVIMNPCKPVGSVNDSCFDIHFNPNVCCPGVRFPSECAAEVQRQKLLLWEMAAFLLSSQVPAVLKNCLDHAAAPMDGGTLTSVLHQWGVNIRYLGSLLEVLDRMEERGRLSYIQRICVSEVITRSAKHIFRIYLQEVEPAAYSTAISHFLNCLLGSSSCCPDSYSDELLSRRRSRRRRSHGSRLALFADSVWAKLTPSDLWARIRTEAQDYYHYTIYSDSIDEEIEKHSLQRISLLREFNMKTGVQVQLRDYLFESRHKSVFGEEDVVNMFPVVKHLRPAETDATQLVLHAQLAVQQGETILSLSADIQTVRVTVLVFNTT; the protein is encoded by the exons ATGGGAAACATAGTCCAGTGCTGTCACACACTGTTGAACTATTTCAAATGTAAGGATGCACAGGTGCAGAGCATACCAGAAACATCCCCTCTGCTCTCCAGTGAAGGAAGTGAATGTGATTCTCTGAGCCTGAGAGACGACTTGGAGGACAGTCTGTTGACTGTCTCCACCGCCGTGACAAACCCAACCCTGGAACCAGAAAATTTCCTCTTCCCTGACATCATTTTGAGCAGCAACCTGGAAGGAGATGTGACTCTGGTGGAGCCGATGGTGTGCCTGCTGGTGTCCGAGGACGAAGACAGAGTGAGGGTGGATGAGCTTGGAGACCGAGCGCAAGAGAGAAGGAACAGTTGGAGAAACAGAGAATATTCTGAGGTTGAGACTCAAACGGAAGCGGACACACAAATCGATATGGGGGTGCAGACTCAGATAGAGTTGCAACCTCCAGCAGTAATATTAGTCCCCCATAACGAAACTGTGGAGTCAGAGGGATGTGCGCTAAGAAGAAATGAACCCACAAAAGAAGTCTTTGTAGATGTTATGGGGGAGCACAAGATACTGAAAGAAGCTATTTTGGAAACACAAATGTCACAAGAGAGACACTCCATAATGGACTGTAAAACCTGGTCTGACACCAAAGATGTAGTTGAGTCAGAAGTGTCAGAAACAGTGGAAAAACTGACAGGCTTCAAAGGTACAGCCCAGGAAAGCAGCCATGGAGAACTAGACAAGAGTCACCTCGGTGAAGAAACGTCCACCACTTCAACAAagtatttatttcaaatggaGCAAAACGCAGCATTAATGTGTGAGATAAACACTGATCATCAGAAGGCCTCTGAGATGCAACCCCATACAGACTGTACCCTGACAGAGAACCACACTTTGCAAACaaacattaaagacaaagaggaCAAACTGGAAACAGAGCAAACCCTGGTGATGCTGACTGAACACGATGCAGACAAAAACGATAAGACTGAAAAAATGGGAAATGTTGAGTGTGGTGTGAAACCGACAGAAGAGAGGATTCTGGATGATGAAAAAATGGAACAGACTGGAAATGTCTTcctcacaaaaataaacaaacatctgtctgaCGAACAAACCAACCAGGCGGCAAATCAGTCAAGTTTAAATGCAGATGATATTCAATGCCAGAAAATCTTGAAGCCACTAAAGAGAGAAGTGGATGACAAGATTGGTGCACACCAGATTTGGGACTTGGAGACTGCTCTGTTACCGttagatgaggaggaggagaatgcCAAGATGAAggacacagctttgtttccatTTGACAGGCTGTTTTGGGCATCACTAAATGTCAAAG CACCTCCAAGTCAAATAGACAAAAGACCAGAGGATGATCCCACAGAGCAGCCTGCTGTTGATCAGATTAAACAACTTAACATTCAAGAAATAGCTGAACTCCAAGACACTGATTTTATTGTCAGAATTCAGCCTCCTGGAACAGAGAGTTTTGATCTCCAG GTATCGGGCCAGCTGATGGTGTCAGAGCTGCACCAGGTGCTGATGGAACACCAGATCACCTGCCACCGCACATGTTTCTCCCTCCAGCTGGGAGGCACCGCATTCAACAGCCACACGAGACTCAGCTCCATTCAGGGCATCCAGGATGGAGCGCTGATCAAGGTGGTGGAGG AGTCGTACTCATTGCTCGATGCTCGACGTCACCTCAGACATGTGCGTCATCTTCTGAGGAGCGTCCACCCTGCAGATGCGTACAACGGAGTGAATCGCAGCTCACTATCATATCTCACCTTTTACACCAAAGGAGAGAACG GTGGGGAGACTGTGGGCAACAGGAAAGCTTCTAAATTACAGTCGACTGACGTCAGACCTCCAGACTACATCCTTCCAGGTTGCAAGGACCGACCACTGACTCCACTGCAGCCCCTCAGAGATGACAGGATG CCATTACAGTGCATGCGGGTTCTGACCTTGAGCAGCTGGAACCCTCCTCCCGGAAACAGGAAGATGCACGGGGACTTAATGTACCTCAGTGTCCTGACTATGGAAGACAAAGAATTCAACATTACATCTTCTACACACGGTTTCTACCTCAACCA GTCCACCGCCTTCAACTTCAACCCAATGCCTGTTGTACCCAAAATCCTTTGCCACTCTCTGGTCGAGCTGCTGGGTCAAGTCAGCCCTGCCTTCAGGAAAAACTTTGGTGCGCTGCAGAAGATGAG AGTCCAGCAACACCCTTATGAGCAAATAGCAACCCCTATCCAAGTGTTCACCTGGGCCGCCCGTCAGGGAAATCAAACCATCGACTGTGTCAcagtggaggagctgcagcccACTCGTATGGGCCAGGAGGAGCACACAGCCGGGAAG AGTCGGGATTGGAATGAAGAGTTGCAGGCATGCAGGGAACTCAGCAGGAATACCGCTCAAGAACGTTTGCATAGAGAGAGGAACATTTTCAAG ACCAACAGTGACTTTGTTGAAGCTGCAACACGAGGGGCTGTGGCTGTCATTGATGGTAATATCATGCCATTGAACCCCGGGGAGGCAGCTCACATGCAGATGTTCATTTGCAACAACCTCTTCTTCAGCCTGGGGTTCGACATATGTGAGCACTACCGCCCCCTAGGGGGAAACACTGCTGCTCACGCTGCTGCGGTGTGTGACCTGAGGGGAGCCCAG GCGTACTCGACCATCGACACAGAGGGTCTTCACACTCTTGGAACAGCTGTGGTCGACTATCGGAGCATCCGGGTCATTGCTCAGACCATCATTCCTGGGATACTGGAGAAAAACCAGGAGCAGAGTGTAGTCTATGGGTCTAATGACTATGGAAATACTGTTTTCACACACCCAAG GTTTCTCAAGCTTCTGGATAAAACAACAAAGTCATTAAGAATCCAACGTCACCAGGTACTCGACCACAACAACAGCCCAGTGGAACTTTGCACTGGCATTGAGACTaaaggcattgtgggtaatgatGGAAGACCCTACATCTTGGACCTCCTCCGGACCTTCCCACCTGATCTTAACTTCCAGTTTCATGAGAGAGAGGAGTGTAGTGTGGAGGTACCAGAAGAGTGTAAGAGCTTTGGATACCCACAGCAGCACTGTCACAGTCTGGCCAGCCTCAGACCCGAGCTTGTAGAAGCCTTTACCCATCatag ATTTAAACTTTATACCAACATGGTGTCCCAGGGGCTCATCCAACTGGAAGAACAGAATAAATCCAATGAAGAGTCAATCG GATTTGAAAAGAGAGACGTGATCATGAACCCATGTAAACCTGTCGGATCAGTGAACGACTCCTGCTTTGATATCCACTTCAATCCTAACGTTTGCTGTCCAG GTGTTCGTTTCCCTTCTGAGTGTGCTGCTGAGGTTCAGAGGCAGAAACTGCTGCTGTGGGAAATGGCTGCTTTTCTACTTTCCAGTCAGGTTCCAGCAGTG ctGAAGAACTGTCTCGATCACGCTGCTGCTCCAATGGATGGAGGTACCCTGACCTCGGTGCTGCATCAGTGGGGTGTGAACATACGATATCTGGGCAGCCTGCTAGAGGTGCTGgacaggatggaggagagagggagactcAGCTACATACAG AGAATTTGTGTCAGTGAGGTCATCACGAGAAGTGCCAAACACATCTTCAGGATCTATCTACAG GAGGTGGAGCCTGCAGCGTACTCCACCGCTATCAGTCACTTCCTAAACTGCCTCCTGGGCTCCTCCTCATGCTGCCCTGACTCCTACTCAGATGAGCTACTCTCTCGTCGAAGGAGTCGACGCCGACGGAGCCATGGGAGTAGACTTGCCTTGTTTGCAGATAGTGTGTGGGCTAAACTGACCCCCAGTGACCTGTGGGCCAGGATCAGGACCGAAGCTCAGGATTATTACCACTACACAATATACAG TGACAGTATAGAtgaagaaatagaaaaacacaGCCTTCAGAGAATCTCCCTATTGAGAGAGTTCAACATGAAAACGGGCGTCCAG GTGCAACTGAGAGATTACCTGTTTGAGTCTCGACACAAGTCAGTGTTTGGTGAGGAAGACGTTGTCAACATGTTTCCTGTGGTCAAACATCTCAGACCTGCAGAGACAGATGCTACACAGCTTGTGCTACACGCACAGCTGGCAGTCCAGCAGGGTGAGACCATTCTGTCACTCAGTGCCGACATACAAACAGTTAGAGTCACTGTTCTGGTATTTAACACAACATAG